One Archangium violaceum genomic window, GCCCACGGCGCGGTCGCCGCGCCACAGCCGCTCGAGGCGAAACTGAGGACGGGGGACCTCGTCTTCCACACCTCGCGCTCGCGGCAATCGGCGGCCATCCAGGCGGCGACGGACAGCCCCCTGTCACACGTGGGACTGGTGGAGGTGACGCCTTCGGGAGTGTTCGTGGTGGAGGCGGTTCAGCCGGTGCAGCGGGTGCCGTTCGCGAAGTGGAAGGCGCGCGGGATGAACGGGCGCATCCTGGTGCTGCGGCCCGAGCAGCTCGCCGAGGAGAAGCGGGAGGCGGCGGTGGCGGAGGCCCGGCGGCACCTGGGCAAGCCGTACGACTGGCGCTTCGGGTGGGGGGACGAGGCGATGTACTGCTCGGAGTTGGCGCGCAAGGCGTACTCGGCCGCCGCGCAGGTGGATTACGGCAAGCTGGAGCGCCTGGGCACACTGAACGTGAAGAAGCTGGGGCCCGCCATCCGGGAGCGCTACGGCGGGAAGGTGCCCCTGGAGCTGGAGCTCATCACCCCGGCGAGCCTGGCCGCGGACGAGCGCCTCACGGTGGTGCACTCGGACTTTCCGGGTGTCCGCTGAGAGACGAAACGAGGGCATAATGCGCGACCATGTTCCCGCGTGTTCCGCTCCTCGTTGGCGTTCTGGCCCTCCTCGGCACCGGCTGCCGCAACAATGACGGGGCGGTGAAGCTCACCGTCTCCTACGAAGGCTTCAAGCCCGGCTGCATCCGGGTGGCGGTGAAGGATGCACGGGGCGAGGGCGAGGCGCGCACGACGGAGCTCGTGGGCAAGGGAGAGGCCACCGGAGGCGCGGTGACGGTGGCCGCCTTCCGCGAGGCCAGCTGGAGCAACACCCTGACCCTCACCGCCGAGGCCTTCGAGAAGGCGTGCACGGGCAAGGGGGTGGTCACCTCCACCGAGACGGTGACGGTGGACAAGGGCGCCGTGGTCAACCTCGAGCTGAAGCTGGCGGCCGACGACAAGGACCAGGACGGCTACGTGTCCGAAGCCACCGGGGGCAGCGACTGCGACGATGACAGCATCGAAGTGAATCCGAGCGCGCAAGAGCTCTGCAACAACCGGGATGACAACTGCGACCGCAAGAGGGACGAGGGCTTCGAGGTGGGTGCCCGGTGTGACGCGGCTGGTGGCTGCAAGGGCGCCTGGACCTGCAATACCGAGGGCGCGCGCACCTGCGAGCAGAGGCCAGACATGTGGCGCCCCGATGAGGACAAGGATGGTCAGGGCTCGAAGGAGGGCCCAGGCCTCTCGGCTTGCAATCCGCCCGAGGGCTACGTGGGTAACAGCGACGACTGCGACGACACCAACGCGCAGCGCTACGTGGGCGCCACCGAGCTGTGCAACGAGGTGGATGACAACTGCGACGGCACCGCGGACGACGGGCTGCGCGTGGGAGAGAGCTGCACGGGTGAAGGCGACTGCACGGGCAAGCGCGTCTGCGCCCCGGATGGAAGCGTGGCGTGCGACAGCCCCAAGCCCACCACGCTGTACGCGGACAACGACCAGGACAGCCACGGCGCGCCTGACGCGGCGGTGACGAACTGCGGGCCCACCCGCCCCGGCTACGTGGCCATCGCGGACGACTGCGACGACACCCTGGCCAACGTGTACACCGGCGCGACGGAGCTCTGCGACGCGCTGGACAACAACTGCGACGGCACGAAGGACGAGGGGCTTGGCCTGGGCGAAAGCTGCGGCGAGGAGCTGGGCTGCACGGGCGCCAAGGCCTGCGCGGCGGACGGCAGCGTCCAGTGCGCCTACACCACCCCGCCCTCGACCTACTACCCGGACGAGGACCTCGACTCCCATGGGAAGACGGACGCGGGCGTCCTGACCTGCACGCCGAACACCGGGTACATCCTCCAAGCCGGTGACTGCAACGACGGCAACCCCTTCACGCACGCGGACGCGCGCGAGCTGTGCGACCAGGAGGACAACAACTGCGACGGCACGGAGGACGAGGGCGACGTGTGTCCCACGGGCGGCGGGAGCTGGGCGAGTTATTCAACGGGAAACGGAGATGACTGGCGCTCCGTGGCCGTCTGGGGCAATGGGGGCGTGTGGGTCACCGGAGGCACCAACCTCCTGCAGGTGCGCAAACCCGGGGAAACGACCTTCGTGACCCCCGAGGGGAAGTGCTCGGGAGTGTGGAATGCCGTCTGGGTGGATCCGCGAGATGGCAAGGCCCTACTCGGAGGGGATGATGCCATGTTGGGCAGCCACCTGCCTGGCGCCACGAGCTGCGACTACAACGGGGCCCATGCCACGGACACGGATGTGAGGGGCATCATCGGAGTGCCCGTGCCCGGCGGCGACTTCGACATCCACATCATCGGCAAGGACAAGCTCTATCCCTACAATGGGCGCGCGTTTCGCTTCGTCGACTTCAGCACCCCCCTCGAGGCCAAGGCTGTAGAGGACCAACTCTGGGATGCGCATGGCATCTCACGGGAGGTGCTCTTCGCGGTGGGCGGCCAGAACAGGCCCGAAATCGATGCGCGCATCTTCCGCTTCAATCCGAGCCAGAACACCTGGGTCGACGAGAACGTCCAGAGCATCTCGGGCATCGCGGACAAACGCCTCCTCGGTGTCTGGGTCGTGAACTCGCAGCTGGCCTATGCCGTCGGAGAGGGTTCCTCCATGCTCATGTGGAACGGCACCTCGTGGAATCCACACCCGGCGCCTGCCTCGGAGAGCCTGCGCTCGGTGCTCGCTTTCGGAAAGAACTCCATCTACGTCACCACCAGCAGCGGAAAGCTCTACCGGTACAACGGCAGTACCTGGAACGAGGCGTCCGGCGTGAGCACCGGGCAACCCCTCAACGACCTCGCCGGCACCAGCCCGGAGGACATCTGGGTGGTGGGTGACAAGGGGAAACGCTTCCACTGGCCGCAGTGAGCGTGGCGCCTCAGGGAGCGGAGGGGCGCACGGCCACGACGAAGCGCCGGCGGAACAGGAAGGGCGTGCCATGCGCGGCCGCCGGGTAGTCCTGACGCAGGAGAGGCCGCAGGGTATCGAGGAAGGCCTGGCCCTCCTCGGGGCCGAGCGCCGTGAGCACCGGCCGCAGCGTGGTGCCGAGCAGCCACTGCAGCACGGCGTCCTCACCTGGGAGCACGTGGAGGTAGGCCGTCTCCCAGGCATCCACGGAGAAGCCGAGCCGCGCGAGGTGGGCCTCGTAGAAGGCGAGTGGCTCCGCATGCCCGCGGCGCACGTTGGTGAGCGAGGGGGCGAAACGGGGGAGCGCCCGCACCTCGTCGATGCGCCGGTGCGAGGGCTCCTCGAAGTTGGCGGGAACCTGGAAGGCGAGCACCCCGCCCGGAGCGAGCAGCCCCACCAACCCCGAGAGCAGGGAGGCATGGCCGGGCAGCCAGTGCAGGGCGGCGTTGGAGACGAGCACGTCGAGCGGCGAGGAGGGCCGCCAGCGTGCGAGGTCGGCGAGCTCGAAGCGGACTCGCTCGGGGGCGGGGCGGCGGAGGGCCTCGGCGATCATCGACTCGGACGAGTCGACACCGGCGACATGGGCTCCGGGCCAGCGCTCGGCGAGGGTGAGGGTGAGGTCACCCGTGCCACAGCCGAGGTCGGCGACGAACCCGGGAGCGGACACCGGCACCCGCGCGAGCAGCTCGAAGAAGGGGCGCTTGCGCGCGTCTCGGAAGTGCTCGTACTGCTGGGGATCCCACATGAGGTGCCTCCGCGAGTCCTGGCCGCGCGAGGCGCCCTCGTGCGTTGCAGCGGGACGAAGAAGGTCTCGGCGGGGAGATTGCCCGGCGGATGAAGGCACCACTCCGGGCGACCGGGACACGCGAGCGCCGAGGCCCTGCGTGTCCCGGAGGAGAACTACCGGCGCGGCTTGGCGGGGGTACCGGCGTCGGTGGCGGTACCGGCATCACCAGCGGGGGTACCGGCGTCGGTGGCGGTACCGGCATCACCAGCGGGGGTACCGGCGTCACCGGCGGGGGTGCCACCGTCGGAGGCGGCGCTGGCCGGGGTGATGGCGGGCGGGGGGTTCACCAACTCGAGCGAGGAGAGGAACTGATCGGCCTGGGGAGCCCCGATGCTCGGGTTGTAGAGGACGAGCAGGGTGTAGAGGCGGGGGCCGACGAGGAAGTTGCGGGCGCGCACCTCACCGGAATCGGAGGAGACGGTGAACGACTTGCCAGGGTAGCCCTGGAGGGTGATGTCCTCCTCGGCCTTGATGGTGCCCTTGAGCTGGTTGACGAGGCCGGTCTTGCCCTCGTTGAGGAAGGCGGAGGCGGGGTTGGCGGCGACGACCTTCTCGGGGTAGTCGGCGGTGCTGATGGAGTAGAGGACGCCGTTGGGGTCGGAGATGGTCCAGGCGGCGGTCTGCACCTCACCACCGGGGATGGCGACCTTGCCGCGCTGGGGCTGGGGGTTACCGGGGAACATCACGGTGAAGCCCTCGGGAGCGGAGAGCTGCTGGAGCTGGACCTGAGGCATGGCCTCGTCGGTGGTGGTGGTCTCGTTGGGGACCTCCTCGACAGTGGAGGAACCACCGGCGGTGGTGGCGCCCTCCTTTGTCGCACAAGCGGCGCCAATCAGCGAAATGGTGACGAGGGCGGCGAACAGTCGGGACAGCGATGACATATGTGCGAGTCCTGAAGGTAGAGGGTGGATGAGGACGTCGGCGGACCCTAGACGAGTCCGCCGTCGGTCGCTACGTTCGAATATCGGGAGTGGCGGCTTTCGCGAGGTGCGAGAAACGAAGCCATCACGCCGCCTCAAGGGCACGAGGAGATGGGGGTGTCCGGGTTACCGGTGTTGCGCGAGTCGTGCTGGTACTTGGGCCACGGAGCCGAGGTGTCCAGCCCCCGACTATCCACGACGAAGGCGTGCAGCTTGCCGCCTACTGGTACGTAGAGCACACCGTGATTGCCGTCCACCAACGCACCCGAGGCATCGCGCGGGCAATCGAGCGTGGGAGAGGCGTCCACCGTGCCCAGGGCAGAAGCAAGGGTCCAGCGCGGAGAAAGCGCATCCGCGCTCCAGGCTCTGACGGTGCCGTTGGTCGTGACGGTGTAGACGTTCCCATTCACACCAACAACGGGGGTGGCTCGAATCGCCGGGCTGATCGATGCGGTCTGCACCGCACCATTGGTCAGATTGAGCCGGTTGAACTCGATACTTCCGGACGGCTCTGCGCCGAAGAAGACATTGTCAGCACTTCCTACGGCGAAACCGTAAACCCGTGAGGACCATGCTGAGCCCGCCGGATAAAGACGCGTGACATCCGCCGCACCGGCCTGAGAAATCTTGAATAGACCACCAGAAACAGAGTCAGAGCCAGCCGCCACGCTCATGATATCGGACCCAACCAAAGCCAAGCTGCGCGGTACCGTGGGAGGGTTCACTGGCCAGTTGCTCCGAGGGATGGGGGAACCAAAGGCATAGCTCGTGATCTTGAACTGGCCCGACACATCTCCAGAGAAAAAGATGTTGTCGTCCCGCATCACGATTGGAGTCCCTGCGGTCAGCACCGGAATCGGCTCTCCACTGGAAAGACGCTCAATCACAGGACAAGAAATGGAAGCGTTTGGCCTGATGCCAGCAATGACAGAAACTCCCGAGTTACCATTATAGACACTGACCGCAGTCTCGAGTTGGGCCGAGCTCGTCTTGCCAAGAGCCAATCCCCCTTCGAAGGCTCCATTCGAAGGCATGGAGCACTCCAGCAGCGTTCCACCATCACCACTCTGGAGCGCAGACAAAAACCCAGTGCTGTTACGATTTACCCCCACATAGATCGGCTCGGTGCCACCATCGGATGCACCTACGGCAGGACCACCAACCACCGCCCCCACCTCCGACTCCCACTTCAGTGTGCCATCAGGAGCCAGTGCGAACACTTTACCGCTCGTGTTCGCATTGGTACCCAAGTAGACGGTGCCCGTCGCTCCGATGCCAGGAACGGACTTGATAGTGCCCGCAGCTCCATCAAACACCCACTTCCAACGAGTGACATTGAAGGAATGTGAACTACTGCCGGTATTGCCCACCTTGTCCGCGCCGCTCACTTCAACCGTCATCGTGCCGCGGAAGGTATCGAACGGTGGCTCCCACAGCTTCACCTGGGCCACGCCACAGAAGCCCGCGTCACAGGGTTCGCTCTGCGCAAATGCGGTGACAGGACCTCCAGGCACCGTCCCTCCGTCCGTGCCCTGCAACACGACCGTGAGGGTGCTCGGGTCCAGGTTCGGCTCGTTCGTCCGAATCTCCACTGGCGCCACCTGATCGCGCCGCCACGCGGTCGCGAAGCCCGATGTCGGATCCGTGTACGTTGTCCTCTCTGTTGGAACGCCCGCGTCCGCTGGAGGCACCGTGACCAGGAAAGTGGGCGGAGTCGCATCCACCGCCAGGTTCACCGTGGTGCTCGGGCCCCCAGCCTCCGGGTGCGCCACCGTCAGGCGGAAAACCCCGTCCCCTGGCGGTGTCCACCTAGCGATGTAGACTCCCTCGTTCCTCTCGACCTGGACCAGCGTCCCGCTCGGTCCACCGTCACTCCGCACCACGCTGAAGTTCAAGGTCTCCGGGTAGTTCGGCGTGAACCCGGCACGCACGCTCAATTCGGCGCGCACCTCTACCTCACCCGCCTTCAACACCGAGCCATCACCCGGCTTCACCATCAGGTCCGTGTACAGAGGTCCACACGTGTTCGTGGCCACACAGGCTTCGTACGGTGCACAGGGCGTATCGCATACGATCTTGAAGCACAGGTGCGTGCCCTGATCGCACGTGCCACCTTCCGGACAATCACTGTCCGTCTCGCACACACGAAGCGGTTGGGTGCATCCCGAGAGCGCCCCCAGCAGCAGCACTGTTCCGAGCACCTTGCGCAGCATCACGTCACCTCTCCAAACCCTTTGACGGCCCTGCCTTGGTGGATAGCATGGGCCCCCTACGCACGGAAGGTTGCGCTCCCTCGGCCATCTCCACCCGATGACCGGTTCCGCGAAACCTGTCCCTTCACGCGGGGTCAACTGTGAAACATCCTTCCTCCTCGCGACCCACCCTCCTCGCGCTCGCTCTGCTGCTCGCTCCCGCCGCCCAGGCGATGGAGCCCGCCGCCGCCCCGACCTCCGCGCAGACGGACCTCGTCGCCCTGCACCCGTGCGCCATCGTCGGCGAGAAGAACAAGGACAAGATCTCCGACTACCAGACCGCCTGCGCCACGGAGATCGCCCGCGGCGACGTGCAGCTCGTGCCGTCCGAGCAGGTCCGCTCCTTCCTCGACAAGGAGCCCAGGAAGTCGTGCGCGCGGCCCAAGAAGCCCTCCGAGTGCCTCGGCAGGCTCGCCACCGCCACCCAGGCCAGTCGCGCCGTCCTCATCACCGTCAACCCCGGGCAGCTCACGCGCGTCTCCGGCCTCGTGGTGAACCCCGGAGGTGAAATCGTCGACCAGAAGAGCATCCAGATCCGCAGCCGCGGCCAGCCGCAGGAGGAGCTCCTTCGCACCGCCCTCACCCGCCTGCGCGAGCAGCTCAACTTCGTCCCCCTGAAGATCACCCCCCTCGTCGAACAGCCGGCTCCCCCTCCCCTCGTGGCCACGCCCCCGCCCGCGCAGGGGCCCGCCACGGGCACGGCGCAGGCAGAGCCGCCCAGGACCTCCGTCCCACCGGAGGCCCTCGGCATGTCCCAGGAGGCTCCGCGCACCGGACGCACCTGGAAGACCCCCGCGGCCTATGGCTCCGCGGGGGCTGGCGTCGTGGCGCTCGGCCTCGCGGGCTTCTTCGCCATCTCGAGCAACAGCGACATGGCCAAGTCCAACGAGTTCTACAAGGACAACACCTACCCGACCTACAACCAGCTCGGAGAGATCGTCGCGCTCCGTGAAAAGGCCAGCAACAAACGCACTGTCGCTGGGGTGAGCGCGGGCGTGGGCGCGGTACTCGTCGGAGCGGGCGCCTACCTCTGGCTCAATGACCGGCCCGCCGCGCCCGCTCCAGGTGTCGCCGCGCTCTCGGTGGGGCCCCAGGGCGTGAGCGTCCTCGGTTTCCTGCCCTGAAGCCCCAACGCGGACGCGCTACTCGGACTCGAAGCGCCGGACCACCATGATCGGAACCTCCCGGGCAATCTCCACGGTCCCGGGCTCCTTGGTGCCCCAGAGCTTCGACAGGCCCGGCTCCCGCTCGAAAGCAGAGCCAAGCGCGAAGCACACGGGGATGCTCTCTCCTCCCGGCAGCTTCGCGCGATCGTAGTGCCCGATGATCCGCGCACCACTCACCCAGAGATGGCCGTACACCAATGTCCCTGGAGGAATACGGTGGAAGCCTTCGTGCAGCACGCTTACCAGGGGGCCATCGCGGAAGGTCGCAACTTCGGACCCGCTACCTGGACGATTGACGTCGAGCACCAGGAACTGCGCATCGTCAAAGGTAACGCCCAGCTTGCGCATGGCCTCGTACGCCGCATCGGGACACTCCCGCTCCGGGGGTCGTGCAGGAACCCCGGCACAAGCCGAGAGAACCAGGCCGGCGGCGGCCGCCACCGCGCACCTCTCCAGGAGATGCCCCACCTGCTTCACCGCGGTGGAATCTTCAATCAGCTGTTCCTGCGACCGGGCACTACGAACCTTCTCTGTATTCACGGGTTGACCATCCTTCGTGGGAGACACCTGGGAAGCAGCGCGTGACAGCGCCATTTCACGAGTGGACCACACAAGGCCCGTGAGGCAGGCGATGGCCAGCAGCCCCCACGCGGCTCTCCTGCCCGACCTTCCGGAGCCTGATGCCGAGGAAGCGGATGGCGCTGGCGTGGTGGGCGCGGGAAGGCGAGGACGCTTGCGCAACCCCTTCTTCTTCCGCTGCTCCCACCGGTACTCACGCCGCTGAGCGGCGGCATGCATGAGTGCGACCTCATGCCCGGGCGCGATGGGTCCCAGGGGGTTCGTCTCCTCCGTTGTCCGCGAGTCCGGAGAAGGACCATCGTCCCAGTCGAAAAGGAAACCATCCCACTGGCCATCTCCATCCGCCATGGCCGCCTGGATGGCTGCGTATACTGCCTCCGCACTCGCACCGCGTTCCTCCGGCCTTTTCGACAACAGACGCATGGCCAATTCGCTCGCGGAACGTGGCACACGAGGATTGAGCAGCATCGGCGCGGTGGGTTCATCCTCCTCGATGCGCTCGTAGAGGATGGGCTGGGGAAGCTCGGGGGAGAAGGGGTACTCGTCCGTCAGCAGTCGGTAGAG contains:
- a CDS encoding YiiX/YebB-like N1pC/P60 family cysteine hydrolase yields the protein MRWRMLSVLPLLLLAHGAVAAPQPLEAKLRTGDLVFHTSRSRQSAAIQAATDSPLSHVGLVEVTPSGVFVVEAVQPVQRVPFAKWKARGMNGRILVLRPEQLAEEKREAAVAEARRHLGKPYDWRFGWGDEAMYCSELARKAYSAAAQVDYGKLERLGTLNVKKLGPAIRERYGGKVPLELELITPASLAADERLTVVHSDFPGVR
- a CDS encoding MopE-related protein, whose translation is MFPRVPLLVGVLALLGTGCRNNDGAVKLTVSYEGFKPGCIRVAVKDARGEGEARTTELVGKGEATGGAVTVAAFREASWSNTLTLTAEAFEKACTGKGVVTSTETVTVDKGAVVNLELKLAADDKDQDGYVSEATGGSDCDDDSIEVNPSAQELCNNRDDNCDRKRDEGFEVGARCDAAGGCKGAWTCNTEGARTCEQRPDMWRPDEDKDGQGSKEGPGLSACNPPEGYVGNSDDCDDTNAQRYVGATELCNEVDDNCDGTADDGLRVGESCTGEGDCTGKRVCAPDGSVACDSPKPTTLYADNDQDSHGAPDAAVTNCGPTRPGYVAIADDCDDTLANVYTGATELCDALDNNCDGTKDEGLGLGESCGEELGCTGAKACAADGSVQCAYTTPPSTYYPDEDLDSHGKTDAGVLTCTPNTGYILQAGDCNDGNPFTHADARELCDQEDNNCDGTEDEGDVCPTGGGSWASYSTGNGDDWRSVAVWGNGGVWVTGGTNLLQVRKPGETTFVTPEGKCSGVWNAVWVDPRDGKALLGGDDAMLGSHLPGATSCDYNGAHATDTDVRGIIGVPVPGGDFDIHIIGKDKLYPYNGRAFRFVDFSTPLEAKAVEDQLWDAHGISREVLFAVGGQNRPEIDARIFRFNPSQNTWVDENVQSISGIADKRLLGVWVVNSQLAYAVGEGSSMLMWNGTSWNPHPAPASESLRSVLAFGKNSIYVTTSSGKLYRYNGSTWNEASGVSTGQPLNDLAGTSPEDIWVVGDKGKRFHWPQ
- a CDS encoding methyltransferase domain-containing protein, producing MWDPQQYEHFRDARKRPFFELLARVPVSAPGFVADLGCGTGDLTLTLAERWPGAHVAGVDSSESMIAEALRRPAPERVRFELADLARWRPSSPLDVLVSNAALHWLPGHASLLSGLVGLLAPGGVLAFQVPANFEEPSHRRIDEVRALPRFAPSLTNVRRGHAEPLAFYEAHLARLGFSVDAWETAYLHVLPGEDAVLQWLLGTTLRPVLTALGPEEGQAFLDTLRPLLRQDYPAAAHGTPFLFRRRFVVAVRPSAP
- a CDS encoding PQQ-like beta-propeller repeat protein, whose amino-acid sequence is MMLRKVLGTVLLLGALSGCTQPLRVCETDSDCPEGGTCDQGTHLCFKIVCDTPCAPYEACVATNTCGPLYTDLMVKPGDGSVLKAGEVEVRAELSVRAGFTPNYPETLNFSVVRSDGGPSGTLVQVERNEGVYIARWTPPGDGVFRLTVAHPEAGGPSTTVNLAVDATPPTFLVTVPPADAGVPTERTTYTDPTSGFATAWRRDQVAPVEIRTNEPNLDPSTLTVVLQGTDGGTVPGGPVTAFAQSEPCDAGFCGVAQVKLWEPPFDTFRGTMTVEVSGADKVGNTGSSSHSFNVTRWKWVFDGAAGTIKSVPGIGATGTVYLGTNANTSGKVFALAPDGTLKWESEVGAVVGGPAVGASDGGTEPIYVGVNRNSTGFLSALQSGDGGTLLECSMPSNGAFEGGLALGKTSSAQLETAVSVYNGNSGVSVIAGIRPNASISCPVIERLSSGEPIPVLTAGTPIVMRDDNIFFSGDVSGQFKITSYAFGSPIPRSNWPVNPPTVPRSLALVGSDIMSVAAGSDSVSGGLFKISQAGAADVTRLYPAGSAWSSRVYGFAVGSADNVFFGAEPSGSIEFNRLNLTNGAVQTASISPAIRATPVVGVNGNVYTVTTNGTVRAWSADALSPRWTLASALGTVDASPTLDCPRDASGALVDGNHGVLYVPVGGKLHAFVVDSRGLDTSAPWPKYQHDSRNTGNPDTPISSCP
- a CDS encoding serine/threonine protein kinase → MGRALMGGRSSCSSSPLPVIPETRFVDEAFPRWLQAGMCVGSWRILRWLGQGGYGVVYLAEDARRVSAGGVKRLAALKFAVGRTKVEDPQARRRLLREGDILRRVVHSHVVRCLGHGEHQGVPYLVLEYIPGLDLYGWSAFRNRTAREVVGLVGVLALTLRAVHGSGVFHRDLKCTNVLVREPNGQPVLLDFGVGDYEGASTLTGTVLPPGTAHYRSAQAVRFLLNDENPPDARYRFTIADELYALGVILYRLLTDEYPFSPELPQPILYERIEEDEPTAPMLLNPRVPRSASELAMRLLSKRPEERGASAEAVYAAIQAAMADGDGQWDGFLFDWDDGPSPDSRTTEETNPLGPIAPGHEVALMHAAAQRREYRWEQRKKKGLRKRPRLPAPTTPAPSASSASGSGRSGRRAAWGLLAIACLTGLVWSTREMALSRAASQVSPTKDGQPVNTEKVRSARSQEQLIEDSTAVKQVGHLLERCAVAAAAGLVLSACAGVPARPPERECPDAAYEAMRKLGVTFDDAQFLVLDVNRPGSGSEVATFRDGPLVSVLHEGFHRIPPGTLVYGHLWVSGARIIGHYDRAKLPGGESIPVCFALGSAFEREPGLSKLWGTKEPGTVEIAREVPIMVVRRFESE